agcccagcccggTGGGAGCGGAGGGGCAGGATTCGCCCTCGTGTGCGCAGCTTTGCGAGGGGACCGAGAGGAGCGAGGGCAGCTCTGCCGGCAGAGCCGTGCCTGCCGCCATCCCCGCCTGCCGCTCACTGTCTGCGTAAATCCCGGCTTGCGGTAACCCTTTCAGCCGCGGAAGGACACGCGTGCGCGGGGCGATGCCCAGCCCGGGGGTGCCAGCTCTGTGGGTGCTGCTCTGTGCCCGGGTCTCGGGGGGGCAATGCcgcgctgcagccccctgcccgctgcgCCCTGCTGCGGCCCGCGCAGAGCTCCGGGCCAGCACTCGCCCTGTCGCCGTGGCCAGGCTGAGCGGGTAATAAAGGCGCGCTGCTCTCCGCGACCCGAGTCTGCAACTTCCTGGCTGCCAAGTGACTGTTTAGCTGAAAAGTCGCGGTGCCTTTTGCAACTGCGCGTGCTTCCCATCATGCCAGGGTcggggtggtgggcgctggggggccCGGGGGACGAGGGCCACCGTGCTCCCTACTTGCAGCTGGGGATGGAgaggcagcacccaggcagaTGCAGGAGTCCCTGTGCTCATTAATTACGTATTTGAATTTCCAGCCCTTGCGGCTATAGAGGAAGGCCAGGTCAGAAAACAGAAACGCCCTGGAAAGCAGCCAGCCTGAGTTACTGACAGGCATGACATACCTGATCTCTAGCTCTGGGGTCTCCAGCACAGCTCCGATACTGGAGGGGGAGATCTGGGCTTTCCCCCAGCCCTCCcacggccagctggcagcccggggctgccgccgctgcccgtcATGCCTCGGTTTCTCCCCGGCACTCAGCTCAGCTCCACGGGGCACACCCTCGTCCCCTGCTTGCTGAGTGCGTTTTGCTCCCTGAGGCCAGGAGACACGCTGGCGGTGGTCAGTGACATGGCGAATTTGCCTTCTGTAGCGTGTATGAAGGGGTCCTTAGCACAGTTTCTCCCTTGGAAGGCTACTTGGCTTTTGTCTTTAGCAATAATAAGTGTTTGTCTGTTTTCCCTTCTACAAAAAGAATGGGAAAGGACCCACTGCTTTCCCCAGCCTGAGTGATGCAGAACTGGCCTGAGGGTCCTTCCTGGCCATAGGAGACCCTGCGGCATCCTGCACCCAGTCAGGGCTGGGCGCTGCCTGCTTCCCCGAGCAGGCACCCGGCTGCCTCCTCCACCAGTCACCCGTGTCCCGGCAGCTGCTTCCCGGGCTGAGCCTCCCCGCGGACGGTGCCCAGGCGGCTCTCGCCGCTCTCCCTCCCTGCGGCAGGGTGCCGGGGGGATGGCAAAGCCCCCTTCAACCCCCCGGGGAGAAATCCTCCCGCACAGCCCCACTTTAGTGCCACCGAGGTCAGACCCTGCAGGCTGATTAGCAGGATTTCCTCGCGAGGATCCTAATCCCGCCTGGCTCTGGTACCTGCTTATCCGCTCCCAGGCCCGGGGTGGTGGATTAGtgccgggagccggggccgcggggtccTGCCCCGCCGCTCGGCTCCAGCCGGCGCCGGGCCtcgcggggcagagcccggctgcGCAGCGCGCAGCCGCTCGCCTGCCCAGCAGCCagctggggcggccggggcgcaggGCTGGACGTGGCTGCAGCGTTTCCTGCTCCTGGAGGGGAGCGAGAGAAAGGTGAGTTTGGGCACTGAGGAGGGGTGTGCTTGGTCTGTTTTTTCACCGAAAAGACCCAGtcctgagccctggggctgggagaggccggTCCTGCAGCACCTCGCAACGGCATGCTGGGGTCCGGCGGCACCCTGGGCAccatctccttcccacctctgcttcCAGCCTCCCCGTCAGTAGGATCTGCCAGCCGCTGAAAAAGTAATGCGAGAAAGCAGTTGTGTTAGTGTCGCTTCCCAGACCCAGAGGATCCCATCGCTTTGCAAAGGAGGAATAGTGTCTGCCCCCATCCctcagatggggaaactgaggcacaggcaggtttctcccctccctcctgggCTGCCCAGCTCTCCCGGAGCCGTGGCTGGTCCCCAGGGATCATGTCCCGCTCCTTCAGCCAGGGATGGATTTGCTCGGGGGACGCAGGTGGCTGCTGCGTGACTGGTGTAATTCGTGAATCTGGTTCATTGTTCCCAAAGCAACGCTGACCTGAAAGGGATTTTATAGAGCCTGTGCCctattttgctgcttttggtTTACAAAAGGATAAAAGTTGAAGGTTTTGGTGTGGAAAGGAGCTTTGTGGGCAGGAATGTGGTGCCGGCTCCTACCTGCCGGTGCTGCAGGGCCCAGGGGGGCTCAGCCGGGCGCTCGTGCCCTTTCCCGAGTGCCTGCTAAGCCCCGAGTTAGGGGTGACCGAAAGCCAAGCGCGTCGCAGGCAGCCCGACGGCGGATCAGCATGGCTCGGCCTCGGGACAGGGCGGCTGGGCTCTGCGGGGCGAGGGCTCGCGCTgaccctgccctctcttcccgcagccggagcggagcggggcagcACGGTGCAagcgccggcccgcgcccccgccaTGGCCGTGGGCAcccagctggggctgctgctctggaaGAACTTCACCTACCGGCGGAGGCAGAGGGTGAGGCGGGCGCCTGCGCCGGGGGGGCTCCTAAAGAGCCGCCAGGTCCCCTGCGCCAcgggccaggcagggccctgggtgcTGATGGAGATGGGGACTCTTCTGTCCCCTCTGCCCCGACCACGGGTCTCCCCCTCTAGATCCAGCTGGCCATTGAGCTCCTGTGgcccctcttcctcttcttcatcttGATCTCCGTGCGACAGTCCCACCCACCGTTCAAGCAGCATGAGTGTGAGTGCCCTGCGCCAGCCCAAGCCCCCTCGGACCCACCGGTGCCGGGCTGCAAGGGCTCCCCGTGCCCTGGGTGCTGCCCCTCGCGCTGgagccctgcaggacctggcacagccctgggtggcacAGGGGGTGACAAGCGTGATGAGGTGGACGCAGGCTGGGGCGCCCTGGGCTGTCCCTGCTCAGGGGTGCGTGGGACCCTGGGGACCCCGGGAGCTCCCTCCCGCCCCTCTGGGACCTGTGCCCCCATCTGTCTGCAGGCCACTTCCCCAACAAGGCGCTGCCGTCGGCCGGGACGCTGCCCTGGATCCAGGGCATCATCTGCAACCTGAACAACCCCTGCTTCCGCTACCCGACGGCGGGAGAGGCCCCCGGCGTGGTGGGGAACTTCGACGGGGCCATGTGAGTGGTGGGCGCCAGGGagcccgcgggggccggcggggagcacGTCTCaccgccgcctctgcccgcagcctcTCCCGCCTGCTGGAGGACGCGCGGCGGGTGCTGCTCCGTGCCCGGGGGGAGCAGCTCCcgcgcagcctggcccagctcctgcgCGCCCTGCGCCGGCTCCGGGGCAGCGCGGCTCTGCGGAGGGGTGAGCACCGGGGCCGGGCGGGTGGGTGCctggcggggagcgcggcccctCCGCGCTGACCCCGCGCTCCCGtcccgccagccctgcccgtGAGGGGCTACCTGCGGGAGGAGGAGAGCTTCTCCCGGTTCCTCCGCACCAACGCGTCCCTGCCGCCGGCGCTGGCGGACCagctgctgggggctgagctCAGCCCACGCATCGTGAGTAGGGGGCACGTGCCCGGCCGGCTGGCGGGTGACGGTGGCTCCGGGGCTCCCCTGCCTCACcgccctctcccccggcccccAGCTCTCCCTTGTGGGCGCCCGCGTCCCGCTGAAGGCCGTGGTCTGCAACGCCTCGACGCTGGCGGGCTTCCTGGTGGCGGGCGacggcgcggccgcggagcgcctGCAGCGGGGGCTctgcgccctgcccggccccacgcTCCGCGCCGTGGCGCGCGCCTTCCTCTCCCAGGTGGATTTCCCCCGGCTCTTTGCGGTGAGTCCCCTGGGGCGCGGGGGACGTGGAGCCGCAGCCGCCCTGGGAAGCCCCAGCTCGGAgacccgccggggccccgcgggggagCTTGACCCCCCATCCCGCGTCCCTGGCAGGAGCGGCTGAGCGCGGAGGCGGACGATGTCGCTGAcgccctgggagccctggccacCATCCTGCGGGGCGCTGAGACCCTGCTGCAGGAGGTAGCTGCCCCGTTCCCCCTGCCCGTGCTGCCATGGGGGTGCTCCTGCCCCCGGGTGCCCCCGGCAGTGCCCTGCTGCCCGGCGCGTCCTGGGTGTCCCTGGCCCTGCGGCggggctcccgcagccccgctcTGCTCCCTGGCCTGCTCTCCCCAGGTCTCCTCCACGACCAGCTTCgcggagctgcagcaggagctcagggcaCTGGCTGCCCCCAACGGCAGCACCTCCCTCCCGGGTGCCTTCAGGGCCCTGTCCCGCATCGCCTGCGGGCACCCCGAGGGCGGCGGGCTCCGCATCCCCTCCCTCAACTGGTATGAGGACAACGACGTCAAAGCCTTCCTGGACCGCAACAGCTCCGAGCAGAGAGCTGCGGCCCCCAGCGATGGCACCAGTGAGCAGAGACACCgcgctgggcagggcaggggcgtGCCGGGCTGCCCCggtggggaggcagcaggggcagcaCCTGAGGGCTTGTTTCTGCCCCCGTGCCAGGTCCCTTCTGCAAAGAGCTCACCCAGAGCCTGGAGTCCCATCCCCTTTCGCAGATCTTCTGGCGGAGCATCAAGCCCCTCTTCGTGGGAAAGATCCTGTACACGCCGCCAGGCCCCGGCACCGACAGCGTCATGGCCGAGGTGAGCGGGCGCCGCCAGGGTGGGCGGCGTGGGGAGCGCCGGGACGATGGGGTGCCCCCAGGCCTGCCTCACCCACCACCCCGTCCAGGTGAACCGGACCTTCCAGGAGCTGGCCGTGCTGCGGGACGTGGCGGGCGCATGGTGGGAGCTGGCACCCCAGATCCATGCCTTCCTCAACAGCAGCCTGGAGATGCAGCTCCTCCAGGTGTGTAGCACCCATGgagccggccccagccccagcctcggCCCTGGCTGGGCACCTCTTCCCATCACAGACAGGGTGACGGGTGTCCCaggtgggctgtgcagggcgTGCAGCTCGGGGCTGGCCGGGGATGGACGGGTGCTGTGGGAAGAGATGCATTGACCCTCTTTCCCCCCCGTTTTTTTGCAGGAGCTACTGCAGGTCCCGggcacagcacagctcctggACGGGCTCCTCAACGGCACGTCCTGGAACCTGTCGGCCCTGGCCGGGTTCCTGGCTGGGCCGGCCGCGGGCCCCGGGCTCACCTGGCACCAGGTGTACACCCAAGCGGACCAGGTCCTGGGCATGCTGGCGCAGTTCGTGGAGGTGCGtgtccccccggcccccgcaccGGCCGGCTCCCCGAGCGCCCGCTCAGCCTGCTCAGACCCTCCTGCCCACAGTGCATCTGCCTGGACAAGATCGAGGCGGTGGCCACCGAggggcagctggtggccagggccttggagctgctggagcagcggCAGTTCTGGGCCGCCGTGGTCTTCGAGCCGCCCACGAACACCACGGCACAGGCGCTGCCCCCCCACGTCCGCTACAAGATCCGCATGGACATCGACGACGTCACGAAGACCAACAAGATCAAGGATAGGTCGGGGGAAGCTCATCCCCGTATCCCGTGCCCAGGGCGGGGGGTGtcccccacctgccagcgctctGGTCTGCCCCCAGGTTTTGGGACCCTGGCCCAGCAGCTGACCCCTTCAGTGACCTGCGTTACGTGTGGGGCGGCTTCGTCTACGTGCAGGACCTGGTGGAGCAGGCGGTGGTGCGGGTGCAGACCGGGGGTGCCTCGCGCACCGGGGTGTACATCCAGCAAATGCCCTACCCCTGCTACGTGGACGACGTGTGAGTGGGCAGCGTGGGGTCCCCACCCTGGGTGTCCCCTGCTGGGCGGTGTTGGGCCAGGGGCAGTAAGGGCCGCCACTGTCTCCCACAGGTTCCTGCGGGTCCTGAACCGCTCACTGCCCCTCTTCATGACACTGGCCTGGATCTACTCTGTGGCCATGATCATCAAGGGGGTGGTGCACGAGAAGGAGGCACGTCTCAAGGAGACCATGAAGACCATGGGGCTGAGCAGCGGGATCCTCTGGCTCAGCTGGTTCCTCAGcagcttcctccccttcctcatcAGCTCAGCCTTTCTCGTCCTCATCCTCAAGGCAGGTTGCAGAGCCAAGCATGGGAGACAGAGCCTGGGTGACGTGGGGAGCGCAGGGGCCTGGCAGCCTGCGCGGGGGGGCTCTGTGGGCTCCAACCCCCCTCCTTTCGCAGCTGGGGAACATCCTACCCTACAGCAATCCTGCTGTGATCTTCCTCTTCCTTGGCACCTTCTCGGTGGCCACCATCTGCCAGTGCTTCCTCATCAGCACCTTCTTCCCACGCGCCAACCTGGCCTCAGCTTGCGGCGGCATCATCTACTTCTCCTTCTACCTGCCCTACGTGCTGTGCGTGGCGTGGCGTGACCACATCACCTTCCCGCTCCGTGTCCTCGTGGTGAGCAGCCTCGGCTGCCCTATGGGTGCCCCTGGGGCACCCTGTGCGTGCTGGGTGCAAGATTCGGGCCGCGGGGTCCCCCTCCTACCCCAGGCTCTGATCTTTCCACCCACGCCGCCGTGCTTGCTGCCACCAGAGCCTTCTGTCACCGGTGGCCTTCGGCTTCGGCTGCGAGTACTTCTCGCTCTACGAGGAGCAGGGGGTGGGCATCCAGTGGCACAACCTGGGCACCAGCCCTGTACCCGGCGACCCCTACAACTTCGCCACGGCcatggctctgctgctgctggacgcCGGCCTCTACGGCCTGGGCACCTGGTACATCGAGGGCGTCTTCCCAGGTGAgcgcagcccccgcagccccccaccgcccccggctCGGCCCAGTGCTCGGCCCAGCGCTCCCTGTCCGTGCTGCAGGTCAGTACGGGATCCCCAAACCCTGGAATTTCCCCTTCCTGAGGAGCTACTGGTGCGGCGAGGTGTCCTCGGCCGGGCACCCCCCGTACCCCACCAGCCCCCTGGCTGCACCCCAAGGTGAGCTCCTGCCTCGTGCCCACCCCGGAGCCTGGTGGCCGGAGCAGCAGAGCCGGGCTTGGGCGCTTCTGCAGGGACGCTGGGGCTTGCCCCGCTTCGAGGGGACCGGCCCCATGACCATGACCCTCCGGTGGCTTCCAGTGCTGGTGGAGGAGCcgccagcccagctccagccggGAGTCTCCATCCGCAACTTGGTGAAGATTTACCACAACAGCAGCCGAGTGGCCGTCAATGGGCTGAGCCTGGACTTCTACGAGGGGCAGATCACCTCCTTCCTGGGCCACAACGGGGCTGGCAAGACCACCACCATGTGAGGCTGCAGGCTGGGGGTGCTGGCGCGGAGCGGCTGCGTGGCCGCGTAGGGGGACCACTGTGTGCCCTGGGACCGGGCTGTGCTCCTGGGGATGGGACctgagcccagctctccccagcttTGACGTGTTCCCGtccccctgccctgaccccacGAGGATAAGCTCCAGGCACCCCATATAGGACAGGGGACACCGGCCACCACGAATGAGTCCTGCTTCCCCTGCGCTCCCCTTCTCCCACGGTCCCACCTGCAGGTCCATCCTCACCGGcctcctgccccccacctccGGCACTGCCTACATCCTGGGCTGGGACATCCGCTCTGACATCGACAGCATCCGGAAAACCATGGGCATGTGCCCCCAGCACAACGTGCTCTTCGACATGtaggcaggggccggggcgggccagggtggggaccgggccccggtgtccgggcgggcggcggggggtgccCCGCCAGCGCCGGCCGCTCAGGGCTGCCCGCCGCAGCCTGACGGTGGAGGAGCACGTCTGGTTCTACGGGCGGCTCAAGGGGCTGTCGGAGGAGCAGGTGAAGGCGGAGATGGACCAGCTGATCCGGGACACGGGGCTGCCCCACAAGCGCCGGGAGCAGACCAAGAAGCTCTCGGGTGCGtgcggggggcaggacggggaccCCGGGGCCGAGCAGCGGCCCctacggccccggccgcccccgatGCCCTCCCTCTGGCCCCGCAGGCGGGATGCAGCGGAAGCTCTCCGTGGCCATCGCCTTCGTGGGCGGCTCCAAGGTGGTCATCCTGGACGAGCCCACGGCCGGCGTGGACCCCTACTCCCGCCGCAGCATCTGGGAGCTGCTGCTCAAGTACCGCAAAGGTCAAGGCTGTGGGGACGGGGCAggggacccctcttccccctctgTGCGCGtgagccccagccccggggaggggTCTGGGTGCTGGGTGACGTGGCGCTCTGCCCCCAGGCCGCACCATCATCCTGTCCACCCACTACATGGACGAGGCGGACCTGCTGGGCGACCGCATCGCCATCATCTCGCAGGGCCGGCTCTGCTGCTGCGGGTCCCCCCTCTTCCTCAAGGCCAGGCTGGGCACTGGCTACTACCTCACCCTGGTGAAGCGGGAGCGGGTCGGGCCGGGTGGCAGCACtggcagcatcctcagccccACCAAAAAGGTGGGTCCCTGGGTGTCAAGCGCCAGCTGAGAGGTGGCCGGTCCCTCCGGGtatccagctgtgctgcagcatccCACGCTCCGGCTGCCCTCTCCCGCAGGACGACAACGACTCGGAGCGCAGCAGCGACACGGGCCTGGGCAGCGAGCGGGACAGCGAGGCCAGTGCGGTGGGTGAGGACCCTGTCCCTGCCTTGCGCCCTCATCCCGGTGCGACCCTCCCGGTGCTCCCCGGCTGGGCCCCGCTGCAGGCTTGAGGCCGCGCTCCCCggagcagctccttcctcctctgccccctgcaaagtcccccgggacccccaggcccaggtgcagggcacagtgctggctccTGTGCCGGACACTGGCGCTGGCCCCAGGttcccagccctccctgtccccccagATGTGCCCCAGCTGTCAGCTCTGATCCAGAAGCTGGTCCCGGGCTCCCGGCTGGTGGAAGACATTGGGCAAGAGCTGCTCTTCGTCCTGCCCTACAGCGGCGCTGAGGATGGGGCGTTCGGGGACCTCTTCCGGGAGCTGGACGCTCACCTGGGGGAGCTGGGCATCTCCAGCTACGGCATCTCCGACACCACCCTGGAAGAGGTATCTGGGGAtggtggctggggctggaggagctggcggCCGGGGCTTTGCTCCCGTGGGGTCCCCGGCCACCGAACATCTGGCGGGCACTCGTGGCTGGGTTTAACGCCCCATCTCTCTCAGATCTTTCTGAAGGTGGCCGAGGACACGGGGGTGGACGTTGATGTGGCAGGTGAAATGTGTTGCCCCGGACTGAGCTTCAGGACACTGGGGTGCAGGACAGGGGCCAGGGGGATGCTTGGTGGCGCAGGGGGATGCAGCACCGGTacagcccctgccctccccagcactggggtccctgccAGGAGCAGCCTCGGGTGCAGGTATGTGTCGCAGGCTGTGGCCTCGGTCCCACCCTGCCGCTCTGCCCCCTGTTTCGCCAGGCATCAGGAGAGCCTCACGGTCGGGGAGAGAAGCCATCCCCAGCGAGGACAGGGACGCAGAAGCGGCCAATGGGGAGCCGGGTAAGAGGGACCcccggggctgcagggccaggtggGGGCTGAGCTCCCCGACCGGCCCAGCCCTGGCCACTGGTCCCCCCGTCGCCCGTGCCGG
This sequence is a window from Struthio camelus isolate bStrCam1 chromosome 26, bStrCam1.hap1, whole genome shotgun sequence. Protein-coding genes within it:
- the ABCA7 gene encoding phospholipid-transporting ATPase ABCA7 isoform X2, with product MAVGTQLGLLLWKNFTYRRRQRIQLAIELLWPLFLFFILISVRQSHPPFKQHECHFPNKALPSAGTLPWIQGIICNLNNPCFRYPTAGEAPGVVGNFDGAILSRLLEDARRVLLRARGEQLPRSLAQLLRALRRLRGSAALRRALPVRGYLREEESFSRFLRTNASLPPALADQLLGAELSPRILSLVGARVPLKAVVCNASTLAGFLVAGDGAAAERLQRGLCALPGPTLRAVARAFLSQVDFPRLFAERLSAEADDVADALGALATILRGAETLLQEVSSTTSFAELQQELRALAAPNGSTSLPGAFRALSRIACGHPEGGGLRIPSLNWYEDNDVKAFLDRNSSEQRAAAPSDGTSPFCKELTQSLESHPLSQIFWRSIKPLFVGKILYTPPGPGTDSVMAEVNRTFQELAVLRDVAGAWWELAPQIHAFLNSSLEMQLLQELLQVPGTAQLLDGLLNGTSWNLSALAGFLAGPAAGPGLTWHQVYTQADQVLGMLAQFVECICLDKIEAVATEGQLVARALELLEQRQFWAAVVFEPPTNTTAQALPPHVRYKIRMDIDDVTKTNKIKDRFWDPGPAADPFSDLRYVWGGFVYVQDLVEQAVVRVQTGGASRTGVYIQQMPYPCYVDDVFLRVLNRSLPLFMTLAWIYSVAMIIKGVVHEKEARLKETMKTMGLSSGILWLSWFLSSFLPFLISSAFLVLILKLGNILPYSNPAVIFLFLGTFSVATICQCFLISTFFPRANLASACGGIIYFSFYLPYVLCVAWRDHITFPLRVLVSLLSPVAFGFGCEYFSLYEEQGVGIQWHNLGTSPVPGDPYNFATAMALLLLDAGLYGLGTWYIEGVFPGQYGIPKPWNFPFLRSYWCGEVSSAGHPPYPTSPLAAPQVLVEEPPAQLQPGVSIRNLVKIYHNSSRVAVNGLSLDFYEGQITSFLGHNGAGKTTTMSILTGLLPPTSGTAYILGWDIRSDIDSIRKTMGMCPQHNVLFDILTVEEHVWFYGRLKGLSEEQVKAEMDQLIRDTGLPHKRREQTKKLSGGMQRKLSVAIAFVGGSKVVILDEPTAGVDPYSRRSIWELLLKYRKGRTIILSTHYMDEADLLGDRIAIISQGRLCCCGSPLFLKARLGTGYYLTLVKRERVGPGGSTGSILSPTKKDDNDSERSSDTGLGSERDSEASAVDVPQLSALIQKLVPGSRLVEDIGQELLFVLPYSGAEDGAFGDLFRELDAHLGELGISSYGISDTTLEEIFLKVAEDTGVDVDVAGIRRASRSGREAIPSEDRDAEAANGEPAEEPQETDLLRGAAGRGSRWVTGWALTRQQLRALFIKRLLHARRSTRGFFAQIVLPAVFVCVALLFSLIVPPFGKYPPLRLEPWMYGHQFTFFSDDAPGDLDTARLLGALLAEPGFGTKCMKDAGEETEPCPPASHPGGFSVPPASPALVAALQRGNWTPAEPSPSCQCSAPGAHRMLPDCPDAAGGLPPPQVQRGTGDVLQNLTGRNISDYLVKTYPQIIREGLKSKKWVNEQRYGGFSLGTRSSQVLPSAEEVDRAVLELRALFNVTTGSPADRLLGNLSRFIEGLNTRKNIKVWFNNKGWHAMVSFLNVASNGLLRARLPAGADPARYGITATNHPLNLTKEQLSEAALMATSVDVLVSICVIFAMSFVPASFVLFLIEERVSKAKHLQFVSGMKPVTYWLGNFAWDMCNYLVPALLVILIFLCFQQKSYVSSANLPSLVLLLLLYGWSITPLMYPASFLFSIPSTAYVALTCINLFIGINGSVATFVLELFVDQKLSDINRILKKVFLIFPHFCLGRGLIDMVKNQAMADAFERFGDKRFVSPLCWDLAGKNMFAMAVQGVIFFLFTLLVQYRFFLRLRPRGLRLPSLGEEDEDVARERAKVGSAPRATDVLVLQDLTKVYWRRKVPAVDRLCVAIPPGECFGLLGVNGAGKTSTFKMLTGDTEVTLGEAWLKGHSVLTDLQSVHQNMGYCPQFDAVTDLLTGREHLEFYSRLRGVPEEETSRVAQWGIAKLGLGPHADRPAGKYSGGNKRKLSTAIALIGCPPVVFLDEPTTGMDPRARRFLWDCILSVIKEGRSVVLTSHSMEECEALCTRMAIMVNGRFRCLGSVQHLKNRFGDGYTVVVRVGGPGPALEPVESLLQRSFPGIVLKERHGGLLQYQLPSRACSLASVFGVLAAQRGPCRIQDYSVSQTTLDQVFVHFAREQSDEDPSRDPAPGQDPAPAPGPATRLPPFLEDESWQESVV
- the ABCA7 gene encoding phospholipid-transporting ATPase ABCA7 isoform X4; the protein is MAVGTQLGLLLWKNFTYRRRQRIQLAIELLWPLFLFFILISVRQSHPPFKQHECHFPNKALPSAGTLPWIQGIICNLNNPCFRYPTAGEAPGVVGNFDGAILSRLLEDARRVLLRARGEQLPRSLAQLLRALRRLRGSAALRRALPVRGYLREEESFSRFLRTNASLPPALADQLLGAELSPRILSLVGARVPLKAVVCNASTLAGFLVAGDGAAAERLQRGLCALPGPTLRAVARAFLSQVDFPRLFAERLSAEADDVADALGALATILRGAETLLQEVSSTTSFAELQQELRALAAPNGSTSLPGAFRALSRIACGHPEGGGLRIPSLNWYEDNDVKAFLDRNSSEQRAAAPSDGTSPFCKELTQSLESHPLSQIFWRSIKPLFVGKILYTPPGPGTDSVMAEVNRTFQELAVLRDVAGAWWELAPQIHAFLNSSLEMQLLQELLQVPGTAQLLDGLLNGTSWNLSALAGFLAGPAAGPGLTWHQVYTQADQVLGMLAQFVECICLDKIEAVATEGQLVARALELLEQRQFWAAVVFEPPTNTTAQALPPHVRYKIRMDIDDVTKTNKIKDRFWDPGPAADPFSDLRYVWGGFVYVQDLVEQAVVRVQTGGASRTGVYIQQMPYPCYVDDVFLRVLNRSLPLFMTLAWIYSVAMIIKGVVHEKEARLKETMKTMGLSSGILWLSWFLSSFLPFLISSAFLVLILKLGNILPYSNPAVIFLFLGTFSVATICQCFLISTFFPRANLASACGGIIYFSFYLPYVLCVAWRDHITFPLRVLVSLLSPVAFGFGCEYFSLYEEQGVGIQWHNLGTSPVPGDPYNFATAMALLLLDAGLYGLGTWYIEGVFPVLVEEPPAQLQPGVSIRNLVKIYHNSSRVAVNGLSLDFYEGQITSFLGHNGAGKTTTMSILTGLLPPTSGTAYILGWDIRSDIDSIRKTMGMCPQHNVLFDILTVEEHVWFYGRLKGLSEEQVKAEMDQLIRDTGLPHKRREQTKKLSGGMQRKLSVAIAFVGGSKVVILDEPTAGVDPYSRRSIWELLLKYRKGRTIILSTHYMDEADLLGDRIAIISQGRLCCCGSPLFLKARLGTGYYLTLVKRERVGPGGSTGSILSPTKKDDNDSERSSDTGLGSERDSEASAVDVPQLSALIQKLVPGSRLVEDIGQELLFVLPYSGAEDGAFGDLFRELDAHLGELGISSYGISDTTLEEIFLKVAEDTGVDVDVAGIRRASRSGREAIPSEDRDAEAANGEPVRGARRAEEPQETDLLRGAAGRGSRWVTGWALTRQQLRALFIKRLLHARRSTRGFFAQIVLPAVFVCVALLFSLIVPPFGKYPPLRLEPWMYGHQFTFFSDDAPGDLDTARLLGALLAEPGFGTKCMKDAGEETEPCPPASHPGGFSVPPASPALVAALQRGNWTPAEPSPSCQCSAPGAHRMLPDCPDAAGGLPPPQVQRGTGDVLQNLTGRNISDYLVKTYPQIIREGLKSKKWVNEQRYGGFSLGTRSSQVLPSAEEVDRAVLELRALFNVTTGSPADRLLGNLSRFIEGLNTRKNIKVWFNNKGWHAMVSFLNVASNGLLRARLPAGADPARYGITATNHPLNLTKEQLSEAALMATSVDVLVSICVIFAMSFVPASFVLFLIEERVSKAKHLQFVSGMKPVTYWLGNFAWDMCNYLVPALLVILIFLCFQQKSYVSSANLPSLVLLLLLYGWSITPLMYPASFLFSIPSTAYVALTCINLFIGINGSVATFVLELFVDQKLSDINRILKKVFLIFPHFCLGRGLIDMVKNQAMADAFERFGDKRFVSPLCWDLAGKNMFAMAVQGVIFFLFTLLVQYRFFLRLRPRGLRLPSLGEEDEDVARERAKVGSAPRATDVLVLQDLTKVYWRRKVPAVDRLCVAIPPGECFGLLGVNGAGKTSTFKMLTGDTEVTLGEAWLKGHSVLTDLQSVHQNMGYCPQFDAVTDLLTGREHLEFYSRLRGVPEEETSRVAQWGIAKLGLGPHADRPAGKYSGGNKRKLSTAIALIGCPPVVFLDEPTTGMDPRARRFLWDCILSVIKEGRSVVLTSHSMEECEALCTRMAIMVNGRFRCLGSVQHLKNRFGDGYTVVVRVGGPGPALEPVESLLQRSFPGIVLKERHGGLLQYQLPSRACSLASVFGVLAAQRGPCRIQDYSVSQTTLDQVFVHFAREQSDEDPSRDPAPGQDPAPAPGPATRLPPFLEDESWQESVV